The Dehalobacter sp. DCM sequence GTTTGATTTGCTCGGGTTTCAGGCCTAACGGTCTTAGCGCTTCATACGTGAATACGAGGGCGTGTGCGTCCGTTCCTTGTCCCTGATCTTCGGCGGTGTTAAAGTTAGTAACCGTTCCGTCCGGATTTAGTTCCAAAGCCACCTCCGCATGATCCGGCCCGCCGGTGGTATTATAACAGCTGTTAGATATCCCAACGCCGATCTTCATAAGGGGTGTGCTGTTTTTCTTGGCATAATCTATTGCCGCCTCATAGACAGGACGCATTTTTTCGTAAATCTGCGGATAGGGGTATACAGATAACGTGTGACCGCTATTGGTGGTATCGCCCTCATGGTAACTGTTGATAGCTCGGAATTCAAACGGATCGATTCCAGCTTTCTCTGCCAGCATATCCATCAGGTGCTCAAATACAGTGAAACACGGCGGCGATGTCGCAGCGCGATAAGGCGCTGTCATGGCAACATTGGAAATAGCTACCGAGGACAATGCCCGGATGTTCGGAATATAGTAAGTCATTCCGGTATAGCGGGTCCCGCCTTCTGCAACCGGGAAACCAAATTCAGCATACGCACCGGTATCAAACACCGTTTCATATTCCAGCGCTGTCAGCTTGCCGTTTTTATCACAGGCCAGTTTTCCGTTACTAAAACAGCCTTGACGTTTTCCGGTGATATGCTGATGCTCATCATAACTGAGGGTCATGGTGCAAGGTTTGCCGGTTGCCAAGGTGGCTACTGCCATCAACGCATAGGTAAGAACACCGCCCGAATACCCAAAGCTGGCACCGGTCGGATTTTCAATAATCCTGATTTTATCATTGGGTACCCCAATCCCTCTGGCTATCATCATAATACTCATGTACAGGGCCAGGGTCTTACAGTGAATCGTTACGACGCCCTGTTCGTCAACATACGCCTGTACCGTATCCGGTTCCAAAACCAGATGTGGTTCATGCTGGGAGTGGAAACTTCCCTCGACTACAAAGTCCGAGTTTTCCATGATCTTGCGTGTATCTTCCCCTTTCCGCAACGGGAAGGTTCCATAGATATTCGGATGCTCGGGGTGAAGCTGCATTGCGCCTTCGGCACAGGAGTCCAGGATATTTTTATAGGCCGGAAGCTCTTCAATTTTCAGTTCAACCTTTTTAGCCGCTGCCCTGGCTTCTTCCCTTGTCCTGGCAGCGACCAGGGCGACGACATCCCCGCAGCGCAGGATTTTATTCTCCACCAGAATATAATGGTCAAAGCCGTCACAGCGAGAATGCGGACTGCTGCAGGGGAACATTGTACGGTTTGTTCCCTGAACGTCCTTATAAGTAATGATTTTTTCCACGCCGGGCATTTTCTCCGCTTCGGAGGTGTCGATCGAAATTAAATTGCCATGATCAACCCCGGGCAGGACTACGGCAATATGAAGTGCACCGGGCATTTTCATGCCGATGTCGTCACCATAATCACAAAGGCCGGTTACTTTAGCCAAGGCGGCGGGACGTGGATATCCTGTCCCGTAGATTTTCCCGTCAGTCGGGACTTTATACTGAATGTCTTCCATGGTCCATTCGCCGCGGATCACTTTGGCCGCAGCCAGAACAGAATCGACAATCGGTTTGTAACCGGTACATCGACAGGCGTTATGGTTTTTCTGGAACCAAGCCCGTACTTCCTGGCGTGTCGGATTATTGTTTTGATCCAGCAACACCTTAGCCGAAACAATAAAACCGGGTGAACAAAAACCGCATTGTACTGCACCATACGTAATAAATGCCTGCTGCAGCGGATGAAGGCTGGTCGGGGTACCGATTCCTTCGATGGTGACGATCATACTTCCTTCACTGATATTTTTCATTTTTTTTATGCAGCCGCGTGTTACCTCTCCATTCAGGATTACAGAACAGATACCGCATTGTCCCACTTTACACCCTACCTTTGTTCCGGTAAGCCCAAGACGCCTTACCACATCGGCGAGTGTATCTTTTTCTTTGTCGCAGATGAGCATACGATCTACACCGTTAATGTTTAAGATCATTTTGCTTAAGGCCATTTATTCTACTCCTCCCTTTTGTTGCTTTGAGCAATAAATAAGTCGATAGATTCTCCTAAAATAATTATATCGAAGTGAGTTTTTTGAGCACTATTCTATCTGCACAAAGATAGCCTTATGCAGTATTATGACTTAGTGCGAAATGTACAGGTTTCCGTCACTATCCTATTGTTGCCAATAATTGAGTTGAAGCAATAATAAAAATAAAATATAATTACATTGAGTTAATAATGTTTTTGTTTAATTATTATTGACTTTGTTTGTTTCATATTGCATATAGCACTTAATTAAATCCATTTTATTCAGAAATTTCGACTAACATTATAATATTTGTATTAAATAAATAATGAGGGTCTTTATGAAAATCAGTATGTATACTGTTGAAAATGCAATAAAACCGTATATCATCGAAAAAACACTCCGAAGCGATGCCGCAATGATGATCGAGTCTGCTTTATTTTTAGATTCAGAAACAGAATTATATCGCGCAGACTGTCTTTATGTCTGTCTGTCCAAGCATCTACCAATCCCTATACTCATACCCGATAAAACAAATATTATCTGTCTGGGCAAACCTTCCGCTTACGCCGTCGAAGCCTATGCGCATATTAATCTGATTCTTGTTTCTGATGACATAAATCTTAAAAAATTCTTTAATACTATCCTTGGCACTTTGGAAAAATACACTATGTGGGAAGAAAAATTGGATTGCTTACTGAAAAACCATGCTTCTTTACAGGAATTCTTAGATCTTGGGGCAGTAATATTCAAAGAACCGATGTGTCTTTTAGATTATCACCATAACGTCCTGGCAACCACCTCCATGATTGATTCCCAGGATGATGATTTCTGGACATACCTAAAAAAAGGGTATATCAATAACAGTCCAGAAATTATATCCCATAAGCAAGACAAATTTAACGATATTGTTGACGCCCGTTCCCCGGTCGCGATGATCTCCAGTATCAGCGGAAAATACAAGCTAATATCCGCAATCTATGTTGATAATAAACCCATTGCGTTCTTAGCTATGATCCATAGCACAAAAGATAAAAACAATCCGTTTGATATCTATGTCCAGCAACTTTTTAATTTCTTTGTCAATAGCATCACCCAGCGCTTGCATCAATCGGCCTTAACAAGTAAAAACAAACAGTTGGCGGATGAAAAACAAAACGGTGCTATTCAATCCAATTTCAATATACCCGGTCTCGATTTAACTCAGATATTAAAATATTTTGATTTTAAAGCAGGCAAACAATTTCAAATCGCATTATTCCAATTTAACGAACCACAAAAAAAGCCTGACCACGTTATTGAGATCAGCTATACCATTGAAGCAGCAATTCCTTATTCCAAATGTGTCCTGAGCGGAGAGCTGTTTATCGCAGTTATCGATCTCCAGTATCACGCTTACCTGCCGAAGGCTGTAGCCAAACGGTTTATAGGTATTCTTGAAAAAAATGATGGCTATTGTGTCTTAAGTCCTGTTTTTCACCTCAGCGAAGAGCTACCGCATGTTTTATTGCAGGTTTCGGAAGTCATCAATTTTTGTATGCGACTTCAACCGGATACCCGTTTAAATCATTATCATGATTACGCGGTTCTTCATTGTCTAAAAGCATTGTCGGAAAACGAGAATATGTCCTATATTCTTCACCCGATGCTGCGAAAGTTAATTGACTATGATATAAAATACGGTACAGATTATTATGATACATTAAAGGTCTATCTAAAAAATAATTGCTCCATTGCCGAATCCGCAATTATCAAACACATGCACCGTAATTCATTTCTTTATCGGATTAAACGGATCAAGGAGCTCCTAAACAACGATCTCGACGACTGCGACTTAAGATTCAAATTACTTTTTTCAATTTATTATTTAGATTGTGAAAATATCATTACAAATTGGGTAGATTGATCTTTTCCCACACGGATAAACAATAACCAATTTTGGCTGTTTTCATGCTCTCCTTTACACTATAGGCTTTTTCACAGGTTCCTAAGATACTTTCCCAAAATAAGGATAACGAGCCATATTTCATAATCAGTCCGGCAATAAACTCTTTATAGACGGTGGTTTCGTCCTGCCAAGCATCAAGTTTAAATCCCGCCGCAGTAAACTCTGTCAGCAATACGTCACGGGTCGCAATCCCGTCCACACTGGTTATCATCGGAAGGCCGGAACATTCTCCAGTCTTTTCTCTTAAATACAAGTCACTGACGATCAGTTTACCTCCGGGAAGAAGTACCCGGTTTATTTGAGCTAAAGCCAGAGGTTTATCAGCAAAGAGACTGAAGGTACATTCGCAAAAAATACCGTTTAGCGATTGGTCCGCATAAGGAAGATCATACACATCCCCCACTTGGACTTCAAGTGCATTATTCTGGCTTTTGGCTTTTTGGATCAGTTTCTCCGAGATATCTATCCCCATGGCTTGCATGCCGTAGTCCTTAATAAGTAATTCGACCGTCTTGCCGCAGCCGCAGCCAATATCGAGAATGCGGCTATCGACAGGAAATCCTGCAATTCCCATTGCTTTCCGTGTTAATTCCAATCCGCCTGGGCGCAAGGTATCTTCCGCAGCCATTTGGAATTGTTCATCTTCATAAAGTCTGCTCAGATAATCTGTCATTCTTGGACTAACCTCCTCAATGTTTATAGTATGTCCATTTCTTTTATCCTCGGTTTACCTTATTAATAAACACTATTGATAAAACTGTATCCTATTTTATTTTTCAAATGATACAGTTCAGATTTCTTGTCTTTACTGTTTCGCCAAGCGTAGATCTTCAATTTTTCTTTTACTTGTCCCCTTAGATATTGGTATGTCTGCCCAATGCGTGCTGATATTAACAACTAAAATACCCACTGTAAGGCCTTTTTGTACAGCGGGAATTGTTCGCAATATATCCGTTATCTCTTGCGGATCGACACTATTTGTTTCAGTCGCCTTTATCAGGACATTTAGATGCTCCTGGCCGTTTTTCTCTTCAATCCGGCATCGGTAATCTAAAACAGCATTGTGTTTAAAAAGAGCCTCATCCAGATCGATAATGGAAAAATCACTATTTGCAATTTTTTTCCTGCCGGATATTCTTCCTTGAACCACTTCCATCCGCCTTAAAACTGATCCGCAGGGGCAAGGATCAGGGAGAAAACGGCTGATATCTCCGGTCCGGTAACGAATCAGCGGCATTCCGTTACGGGTTAGCGTCGTAAAAACAACTTCACCGTACTCGCCGTCCGGAACACACTTTCTTGTTTCGGGGTCGATTATTTCAAAGTAGAGATCGGCTTCCCGCAGATGATAATCCAAAAGGGCACTGCATTGAACACCGCCGCCAAGCCCCATTTCAGTCATCCCATAATGGTTGAAAACGCTGCATCCCCACCGATTTGCGACAGCTTCAGAGATAGCCTGCGGGACATAATCGGTAGTCAGCAGAACGCTATTTATTCTATTTCGCAGCTTTTCTCCTTCTTGGTGCCGAGCCATTCTCAATACGTGTGTTGGAATTCCGACCATGGCGTCGGTGCGATTATGCAATGCACAGGAAATGGCATCTGCCGTATTATAAACGGGGCCAAAGGGTATTGGGACTGCCCCCATCCTCTTCAGCGCTATGCCTAACAGATCCCCAACACTCCCCGGCAGTTCCCACGGCAGCAGAATAAGGACCCGATCCCGAGGTCCTACTAAATTACGCATCCCATAGTCAAAAAAGTCGATGGTCAGTTCCTGATCTTCTTTTGTAAAAAACAGGCGTTTGGGGGCGCCTGTTGTACCCGAAGACTGCAAGCTAACAATCCGTTCAATCTCTCTCTGCGAGGTGCAGACAAAAGCATGCGGATTTTCGGCTATATCCTGAGGAAAGGTAAACGGCAGTTCAGCAAACCGGACGAAGTCCGTGATTTTTCCCGGATCAATCATGGCTAAAGTTTTGCGGTAAAACGCACTTTTATCTTTGGCCAAGGTTATTGTTTTCTGCAATTGAGCAATTTGATAGCTGAAGATGGCATTTTTGCTCAACACACCGGGTTCCACTCCTATTTTGCCGGCTATCCATTCATCTAAAGGCGTCTTTATCACGTTCGATCACACACCTTCTACATCCCTCTTTCCGTTGTCCTTGACTGGGCTGTTCAAAACAAATTGTATTCGTCCGAAAATGATGGTATTATTCTGCCGCCTCATCGTCATGATGCCCGCAGTCACATGTTTCTTGACTGTGATCGTGTGGAATCCATTCTTTTCCATTATATTCGCGAATGATATCCAGTTCGTAGGCATCCATAAGCGCCAAAGCCTTTAATGCTGTATGACCGGCAGCAAAATAGCGGGTCACCTGCGCCGCTGCTAGTGCTTCAAAAGCATCCTCTTCGATCGTGCCGGAAATCAGCGCCTCACAATCCTGTTCCAAGATCTTATTAACCATTGCCATCCCGTGCCCATTCGTACCTTCCGGATTTTCAAAAACCTCAAAGGACATATCATCTGTCTCGGAAACAAGCAGAAAAGCACTTGCCTCAAATGCTTCTGAGACAATGCTATCCGGCATATTTCCATTTACTGCAACTGCAATTTTCACAAGCCTCATCCTTTCATCATGTGATAGAATATTCTACCCATAGTGAGATACGATATGGATTCTTCTTTCTTTACTAATGCTTATTTCCCGCGATACAGCGAACG is a genomic window containing:
- a CDS encoding molybdopterin-dependent aldehyde oxidoreductase, whose protein sequence is MALSKMILNINGVDRMLICDKEKDTLADVVRRLGLTGTKVGCKVGQCGICSVILNGEVTRGCIKKMKNISEGSMIVTIEGIGTPTSLHPLQQAFITYGAVQCGFCSPGFIVSAKVLLDQNNNPTRQEVRAWFQKNHNACRCTGYKPIVDSVLAAAKVIRGEWTMEDIQYKVPTDGKIYGTGYPRPAALAKVTGLCDYGDDIGMKMPGALHIAVVLPGVDHGNLISIDTSEAEKMPGVEKIITYKDVQGTNRTMFPCSSPHSRCDGFDHYILVENKILRCGDVVALVAARTREEARAAAKKVELKIEELPAYKNILDSCAEGAMQLHPEHPNIYGTFPLRKGEDTRKIMENSDFVVEGSFHSQHEPHLVLEPDTVQAYVDEQGVVTIHCKTLALYMSIMMIARGIGVPNDKIRIIENPTGASFGYSGGVLTYALMAVATLATGKPCTMTLSYDEHQHITGKRQGCFSNGKLACDKNGKLTALEYETVFDTGAYAEFGFPVAEGGTRYTGMTYYIPNIRALSSVAISNVAMTAPYRAATSPPCFTVFEHLMDMLAEKAGIDPFEFRAINSYHEGDTTNSGHTLSVYPYPQIYEKMRPVYEAAIDYAKKNSTPLMKIGVGISNSCYNTTGGPDHAEVALELNPDGTVTNFNTAEDQGQGTDAHALVFTYEALRPLGLKPEQIKLCMNDTGLCPNTGPAAGSRTHYVTGRATLDAADKLMKAMKKEDGTFRTYDEMVADGIPTKYLGVSDTTSITKPLDPNTCQGNPSAEYMWGTFLSMVEVDTTTGKTKLLKMHAVVDCGPIGNILSFEGQGYSGMMHSAGYALREQYSDPQKHTGLANSGFSFIGDVPDELSIDTVVSMRPTGPFGSSGCSEVFQAGPHMSVINAIYNACGVRIYELPATPDKVKAGLDLIAQGKTPQPRKYYLGYDMWEKLDDMEQNPVNLTKKPTVFDHH
- a CDS encoding PucR family transcriptional regulator — encoded protein: MKISMYTVENAIKPYIIEKTLRSDAAMMIESALFLDSETELYRADCLYVCLSKHLPIPILIPDKTNIICLGKPSAYAVEAYAHINLILVSDDINLKKFFNTILGTLEKYTMWEEKLDCLLKNHASLQEFLDLGAVIFKEPMCLLDYHHNVLATTSMIDSQDDDFWTYLKKGYINNSPEIISHKQDKFNDIVDARSPVAMISSISGKYKLISAIYVDNKPIAFLAMIHSTKDKNNPFDIYVQQLFNFFVNSITQRLHQSALTSKNKQLADEKQNGAIQSNFNIPGLDLTQILKYFDFKAGKQFQIALFQFNEPQKKPDHVIEISYTIEAAIPYSKCVLSGELFIAVIDLQYHAYLPKAVAKRFIGILEKNDGYCVLSPVFHLSEELPHVLLQVSEVINFCMRLQPDTRLNHYHDYAVLHCLKALSENENMSYILHPMLRKLIDYDIKYGTDYYDTLKVYLKNNCSIAESAIIKHMHRNSFLYRIKRIKELLNNDLDDCDLRFKLLFSIYYLDCENIITNWVD
- the trsM gene encoding DVU_1556 family methyltransferase; protein product: MTDYLSRLYEDEQFQMAAEDTLRPGGLELTRKAMGIAGFPVDSRILDIGCGCGKTVELLIKDYGMQAMGIDISEKLIQKAKSQNNALEVQVGDVYDLPYADQSLNGIFCECTFSLFADKPLALAQINRVLLPGGKLIVSDLYLREKTGECSGLPMITSVDGIATRDVLLTEFTAAGFKLDAWQDETTVYKEFIAGLIMKYGSLSLFWESILGTCEKAYSVKESMKTAKIGYCLSVWEKINLPNL
- a CDS encoding DVU_1553 family AMP-dependent CoA ligase is translated as MIKTPLDEWIAGKIGVEPGVLSKNAIFSYQIAQLQKTITLAKDKSAFYRKTLAMIDPGKITDFVRFAELPFTFPQDIAENPHAFVCTSQREIERIVSLQSSGTTGAPKRLFFTKEDQELTIDFFDYGMRNLVGPRDRVLILLPWELPGSVGDLLGIALKRMGAVPIPFGPVYNTADAISCALHNRTDAMVGIPTHVLRMARHQEGEKLRNRINSVLLTTDYVPQAISEAVANRWGCSVFNHYGMTEMGLGGGVQCSALLDYHLREADLYFEIIDPETRKCVPDGEYGEVVFTTLTRNGMPLIRYRTGDISRFLPDPCPCGSVLRRMEVVQGRISGRKKIANSDFSIIDLDEALFKHNAVLDYRCRIEEKNGQEHLNVLIKATETNSVDPQEITDILRTIPAVQKGLTVGILVVNISTHWADIPISKGTSKRKIEDLRLAKQ
- a CDS encoding NifB/NifX family molybdenum-iron cluster-binding protein; protein product: MKIAVAVNGNMPDSIVSEAFEASAFLLVSETDDMSFEVFENPEGTNGHGMAMVNKILEQDCEALISGTIEEDAFEALAAAQVTRYFAAGHTALKALALMDAYELDIIREYNGKEWIPHDHSQETCDCGHHDDEAAE